The following proteins come from a genomic window of Methylorubrum populi:
- a CDS encoding methyl-accepting chemotaxis protein: protein MSIKLRLISIIAVLGLAVLSFAGSSLLAAWREWQNATHAQSLASLDSLLTRSMHSLRYERGATTSALSLEPANATANLADMTARRKVVDEMMASASALIGAGLSDESTLDLRAVSENYERWMQVRREADAALTKAVSGRDGTLSRKVAAQATDLLRAIETVIAKTEKRIREVDTRFSNLLRVRELGWAARNSAGDATLIVIDVLAQDKLIAPAQLIEFNALDRETKFIFRIMQGIVENMTGREPLKIAMKTAQSRYFDGVAADRTRTIVPALSDKSLERPVVSAYRTQFNVGLDQLAEVVLVSVSELDAMAKASAETAQQHLLWQGFLCLSALVLVVGGVIWVVRGVVNPLTSMTDIMTRLAKADIGFEIPFRQRKDEVGAMATAVQVFKDNLIRTHQLEEETVLARASAEEQRKAGMRQMADGFEAAVGGIVGMVSAAASELQATAESMSATAGQTATQSTSVAAAAEQAAANVNTVAAAAEELGSSVAEISRQVSGSAELAQAAVTEANATAGLVQDLAQAASRIGDVVALISQIAGQTNLLALNATIEAARAGEAGRGFAVVAAEVKALADQTARATEEISAQIGRIQGSTDQAVGAIGGIGTRIREIAGVAASIAAAVEEQGAATQEIVRNVAQASAGTGEVTTNIAGVAGAAEETGVAAAQVLSSASELSRQSEHLNAEVGRFLATVRAA, encoded by the coding sequence ATGTCGATCAAGCTTCGTCTCATCAGCATCATCGCCGTACTGGGTCTCGCGGTATTAAGTTTTGCCGGCTCCAGCCTTCTCGCCGCTTGGCGCGAATGGCAGAATGCGACGCATGCTCAAAGTCTTGCCTCGCTCGACTCTCTCCTCACCCGCAGCATGCACAGTCTGCGTTACGAGCGCGGGGCCACAACCTCTGCTTTGTCTCTCGAGCCGGCCAATGCCACCGCCAATCTCGCGGACATGACCGCACGCCGCAAGGTCGTCGACGAGATGATGGCTTCCGCAAGCGCGCTGATCGGAGCGGGCCTGTCAGACGAAAGCACACTGGATCTGCGTGCCGTAAGCGAAAACTACGAGCGCTGGATGCAGGTGCGCCGGGAGGCTGACGCCGCCCTCACCAAAGCCGTGTCAGGACGCGATGGCACCCTCTCACGCAAGGTTGCTGCGCAAGCCACCGATCTGCTGCGGGCGATCGAGACGGTGATCGCGAAAACCGAAAAGCGCATTCGTGAGGTCGATACGCGCTTCTCCAACCTGCTCCGCGTTCGCGAACTCGGTTGGGCCGCGCGCAACTCTGCCGGTGATGCGACGCTGATCGTCATCGATGTGCTCGCGCAGGACAAGCTGATCGCGCCGGCGCAACTCATCGAATTCAATGCATTGGACCGGGAGACGAAGTTCATCTTCCGCATCATGCAGGGTATCGTCGAGAACATGACTGGTCGCGAGCCGCTCAAGATCGCGATGAAGACCGCACAGAGCCGCTATTTCGACGGCGTCGCGGCGGATCGTACCCGCACCATCGTGCCGGCTCTCTCGGACAAGTCGCTCGAACGGCCGGTGGTCAGCGCATACCGCACCCAGTTCAACGTCGGGCTCGATCAACTCGCCGAGGTCGTTCTGGTCTCCGTTTCGGAACTCGACGCGATGGCGAAGGCATCGGCCGAGACGGCGCAGCAGCATCTTCTCTGGCAGGGCTTTCTCTGCCTGTCGGCGCTCGTGCTGGTCGTCGGCGGCGTGATCTGGGTCGTTCGAGGGGTCGTGAATCCGCTCACCTCGATGACCGACATCATGACGCGTCTCGCGAAGGCGGATATCGGCTTCGAGATCCCGTTCCGCCAGCGGAAGGACGAGGTCGGCGCCATGGCGACGGCCGTGCAGGTCTTCAAGGACAACCTGATCCGCACCCATCAACTGGAGGAAGAAACGGTCCTGGCGCGCGCCTCGGCGGAGGAGCAGCGCAAGGCCGGCATGCGGCAGATGGCGGACGGCTTCGAGGCTGCGGTCGGCGGCATCGTCGGCATGGTCTCCGCCGCGGCCAGCGAGCTGCAGGCGACCGCCGAGAGCATGAGCGCCACCGCCGGACAGACCGCCACCCAATCCACCAGCGTGGCGGCCGCTGCCGAGCAGGCCGCGGCCAACGTCAACACCGTCGCGGCGGCCGCTGAGGAACTCGGCTCCTCGGTGGCCGAGATCAGCCGGCAGGTCTCGGGCTCGGCCGAGCTGGCGCAGGCCGCGGTGACGGAAGCCAATGCCACGGCCGGGCTCGTGCAGGATCTGGCCCAGGCGGCCAGCCGCATCGGCGACGTGGTGGCGCTGATCTCGCAGATCGCGGGTCAGACCAACCTTCTGGCCCTGAACGCCACGATCGAGGCGGCGCGGGCCGGCGAGGCGGGGCGGGGCTTCGCGGTGGTGGCCGCCGAGGTCAAGGCGCTGGCCGACCAGACCGCGCGGGCGACCGAGGAGATCTCGGCCCAGATCGGCCGGATCCAGGGCTCGACGGATCAGGCGGTGGGCGCCATCGGCGGGATCGGAACCCGGATCCGCGAGATCGCGGGGGTGGCGGCCTCGATCGCTGCGGCGGTGGAGGAGCAGGGCGCGGCGACGCAGGAGATCGTGCGCAACGTGGCTCAGGCGTCGGCGGGGACGGGCGAGGTGACGACGAACATCGCGGGTGTGGCGGGAGCGGCGGAGGAGACGGGGGTTGCGGCCGCGCAGGTCCTGTCCTCGGCCTCCGAACTGTCGCGCCAGTCCGAGCACCTCAACGCCGAGGTCGGGCGCTTCCTCGCCACCGTGCGCGCGGCCTGA
- the tyrS gene encoding tyrosine--tRNA ligase, translated as MTAESFAPKSDFIRVLQERGYIHQASDLAGIDALAAEGGLTTYTGYDCTAASLHVGHLLSIMMLHWLQKTGGKPVVLMGGGTTRVGDPSGRDETRKILTLEQIEANKEGIKQTFARFLSFGEGRNEAVMVDNAEWLTKLNYIEMLRDIGRHFSVNRMMSMDSVRLRLERDQELSFLEFNYMILQSYDFVELNRRFGTRLQMGGSDQWGNIVNGIDLGRRMGTPQLYALTCPLLTTASGAKMGKTAAGAVWLDAGMLSPYDYWQFWRNTEDADVGRFLKLFTLLPLPEIERLAALQGAEINEAKTVLATEATALMHGAEAAAAAAETARKTFVEGTLAQSLPTIPVPAAVLEAGLGVLTAFGPDYAKLVPSTSEARRQIKGGGLRVNDVQVSDEKAMLRTEDLTAEGVIKLSFGRKKHVLLRPE; from the coding sequence ATGACCGCCGAGAGCTTCGCGCCGAAATCCGACTTCATCCGGGTGCTGCAGGAGCGCGGCTATATCCATCAGGCCTCGGATCTGGCCGGCATCGACGCTCTGGCGGCGGAGGGCGGGCTGACGACCTATACCGGCTACGACTGCACGGCGGCCTCGCTCCATGTCGGCCACCTGCTCTCGATCATGATGCTGCACTGGCTGCAGAAGACCGGCGGAAAGCCCGTCGTGCTCATGGGCGGCGGCACCACCCGCGTCGGCGATCCGTCGGGCCGCGACGAGACGCGCAAAATCCTGACGCTGGAGCAGATCGAGGCCAACAAGGAAGGCATCAAGCAGACCTTCGCCCGCTTCTTGAGCTTCGGCGAGGGCCGCAACGAGGCGGTCATGGTCGACAACGCCGAGTGGCTGACGAAACTCAACTACATCGAGATGCTGCGCGACATCGGCCGGCATTTCTCGGTCAACCGCATGATGTCGATGGACAGCGTGCGGCTGCGGCTGGAGCGCGACCAGGAACTCTCGTTCCTGGAGTTCAACTACATGATCCTCCAGTCCTACGACTTCGTGGAGCTGAACCGCCGCTTCGGCACCCGCCTGCAGATGGGCGGCTCGGACCAGTGGGGCAACATCGTCAACGGCATCGATCTCGGCCGCCGCATGGGCACGCCGCAGCTCTACGCCCTGACCTGCCCGCTGCTGACCACCGCGTCGGGCGCCAAGATGGGCAAGACGGCGGCCGGCGCCGTCTGGCTCGATGCCGGGATGCTCTCGCCTTACGATTACTGGCAGTTCTGGCGGAATACCGAGGACGCGGATGTCGGGCGCTTCCTCAAGCTGTTCACCCTGCTGCCGCTTCCCGAGATCGAGCGGCTCGCCGCGCTCCAGGGCGCCGAGATCAACGAGGCCAAGACGGTCCTCGCCACCGAGGCGACCGCGCTGATGCACGGGGCGGAGGCCGCCGCCGCCGCTGCCGAGACCGCCCGCAAGACCTTCGTCGAGGGCACGCTGGCGCAGTCCCTGCCGACGATCCCCGTGCCGGCCGCGGTGCTGGAGGCGGGCCTCGGCGTGCTGACCGCCTTCGGCCCGGACTATGCCAAGCTCGTGCCGTCCACGAGCGAGGCGCGCCGCCAGATCAAGGGCGGGGGCCTGCGTGTCAACGACGTGCAGGTGAGCGACGAGAAGGCGATGCTGCGGACCGAAGACCTGACGGCCGAGGGCGTGATCAAGCTCTCGTTCGGACGCAAGAAGCACGTGCTGCTGCGGCCGGAATAA
- a CDS encoding anhydro-N-acetylmuramic acid kinase, which yields MAMRRAIGLMSGTSLDGIDVALIESDGASIRIVKPANGFIAPLGPTGYRGYGEDERTLLREATRDAEAVRHRDDRPGRLPQAEEFVTRAHAEAIEAFLAANGLSPAEIDVVGFHGQTVIHRPKLGLTVQIGDGAALARRLGIRVVSDMRANDVAQGGQGAPLVPVFHKALAEAAGFTGPLGILNIGGLANATLIDSRGTMLAFDTGPGNGPINDWMKERTGLDLDEDGATAARGTVDEELLENLLGHPLILRAPPKSLDRNWFSHRLAGYLTIEDGAATLTAFTAHAVARSLAFASERPTRWIVGGGGAKNRTLMAMLERLLEAEVLNADAIGWSSDFLEAQAFAYLALRALEGLPLTYPTTTGVSEPVTGGIVSEP from the coding sequence ATGGCGATGAGGCGCGCGATCGGCCTGATGAGCGGCACCTCGCTGGACGGGATCGACGTGGCGCTGATCGAGAGCGACGGCGCGAGCATCCGCATCGTCAAACCCGCCAACGGCTTCATCGCGCCGCTCGGGCCGACGGGCTACCGCGGCTACGGCGAGGACGAGAGGACGCTGCTGCGCGAGGCGACCCGCGACGCCGAAGCCGTTCGCCACCGGGACGACCGGCCGGGACGCCTGCCGCAGGCGGAGGAGTTCGTCACCCGCGCCCATGCCGAGGCCATCGAAGCCTTCCTGGCGGCGAACGGCCTGAGCCCCGCGGAGATCGACGTCGTCGGCTTCCACGGCCAGACGGTGATCCACCGGCCGAAGCTCGGCCTCACCGTGCAGATCGGCGACGGCGCGGCGCTCGCCCGGCGCCTCGGCATCCGCGTCGTGTCCGACATGCGCGCCAACGACGTGGCCCAGGGCGGCCAGGGCGCGCCGCTGGTGCCGGTGTTCCACAAGGCCCTGGCCGAGGCCGCAGGCTTCACCGGTCCGCTCGGCATCCTCAATATCGGCGGCCTCGCCAACGCGACCCTGATCGATTCGCGCGGGACCATGCTCGCCTTCGACACCGGGCCCGGCAACGGGCCGATCAACGACTGGATGAAGGAGCGCACCGGCCTGGATCTCGACGAGGACGGCGCCACCGCCGCCCGCGGCACGGTGGACGAAGAGCTGCTCGAAAACCTGCTCGGCCACCCGCTGATCCTGCGCGCGCCGCCGAAATCGCTGGACCGCAACTGGTTCTCACATCGGCTCGCAGGCTACCTCACGATCGAGGACGGGGCTGCGACGCTCACCGCCTTCACCGCCCACGCCGTCGCCCGCAGCCTCGCCTTCGCCAGCGAGCGCCCGACCCGCTGGATCGTCGGGGGCGGGGGCGCCAAGAACCGCACGCTGATGGCGATGCTGGAGCGGCTCCTCGAGGCGGAAGTGCTGAACGCCGACGCGATCGGCTGGTCCTCCGATTTTCTGGAGGCGCAGGCCTTCGCCTACCTCGCCCTGCGGGCGCTGGAAGGTTTACCGCTCACCTATCCGACGACGACGGGTGTCAGCGAACCGGTCACCGGCGGGATCGTCTCCGAGCCGTGA
- a CDS encoding DUF3578 domain-containing protein yields the protein MSLGYALRRIVEEYPLARTDPPVGHPLAHVIRKGAPDELRRALAPLGGPFVVKGSPGRGSHWAAVPWLALFDPAVTTSATRGYYLVYLFPAHREAVHLSLAQGTVAALREYGPRSGEHLRASGARLRERLADFATDLPLTAITLGSAGELPEGYEAAHILGLTYDLAALADERRLHADLATGIAAYRALKARGGLVL from the coding sequence GTGAGCCTCGGCTACGCCCTGCGCCGCATCGTCGAGGAATACCCGCTCGCGCGCACCGACCCGCCGGTCGGGCACCCGCTCGCGCACGTAATCCGGAAAGGCGCGCCGGACGAGCTGCGCCGGGCACTGGCACCCCTCGGCGGCCCGTTCGTGGTCAAGGGCAGCCCCGGCCGCGGCAGCCACTGGGCCGCCGTGCCGTGGCTCGCCCTATTCGACCCGGCGGTGACGACGAGCGCCACCCGCGGCTACTACCTCGTCTACCTGTTTCCGGCCCATCGCGAGGCGGTGCATCTCTCGCTGGCCCAGGGCACGGTGGCGGCGCTCCGCGAGTACGGGCCGCGCTCGGGCGAGCATCTGCGCGCCAGCGGCGCCCGGTTGCGGGAGCGCCTCGCCGATTTTGCCACCGACCTGCCGCTCACGGCCATCACCCTCGGCAGTGCGGGCGAGCTGCCCGAGGGCTATGAGGCGGCCCACATCCTCGGACTGACCTACGATCTCGCAGCGCTCGCCGACGAGCGGCGTCTGCACGCCGACCTCGCCACCGGCATCGCCGCCTACCGGGCACTGAAGGCGCGGGGCGGGCTCGTGCTATGA
- the aroC gene encoding chorismate synthase yields MSHNTFGHLFRVTTFGESHGVALGCVVDGCPPGLALEADEIQAELDRRKPGQSRFTTQRREPDQVKILSGVFSDDRTGGRQLTTGTPIALMIENTDQRSKDYSEIRDSYRPGHADFTYDAKYGIRDYRGGGRSSARETAARVAAGAIARKVIPGITIRAALVQMGPHAIDRANWDWAEVGNNPFFCPDPKAAALYETYLDGIRKDGSSVGAVIEVVAEGVPPGLGAPIYGKLDADLAAAMMSINAVKGVEIGDGFAAAALRGEDNADEMRAGNDGRPRFLANHAGGILGGISSGEPIVVRFAVKPTSSILTPRRSVNRDGGEIDLITKGRHDPCVGIRAVPVAEAMMACVLADHHLRHRGQVGDRA; encoded by the coding sequence ATGTCGCACAACACCTTCGGCCACCTGTTCCGCGTCACCACCTTCGGCGAGAGCCACGGGGTGGCGCTCGGCTGCGTGGTGGACGGGTGCCCGCCCGGCCTCGCGCTGGAGGCGGACGAGATCCAGGCCGAACTCGATCGGCGCAAGCCCGGCCAGTCGCGCTTCACCACGCAGCGGCGCGAACCCGACCAAGTGAAGATCCTCTCGGGCGTGTTCAGCGACGACCGCACCGGCGGGCGCCAGCTCACCACCGGCACGCCGATCGCGCTGATGATCGAGAACACCGATCAGCGCTCGAAGGACTATTCCGAGATCCGCGACAGCTACCGGCCCGGCCACGCCGACTTCACCTACGACGCCAAGTACGGCATCCGCGATTATCGCGGCGGCGGTCGCTCCTCCGCCCGGGAGACCGCCGCGCGGGTCGCGGCCGGCGCCATCGCCCGCAAGGTGATTCCCGGCATCACCATCCGCGCCGCCCTGGTGCAGATGGGGCCGCACGCCATCGACCGCGCGAACTGGGATTGGGCCGAGGTCGGCAACAACCCGTTCTTCTGCCCGGACCCCAAGGCGGCGGCGCTCTACGAGACCTATCTCGACGGCATCCGCAAGGACGGCTCCTCCGTCGGCGCGGTGATCGAGGTGGTCGCCGAGGGCGTGCCCCCCGGCCTCGGCGCACCGATCTACGGCAAGCTCGATGCGGATCTGGCCGCGGCGATGATGTCGATCAACGCGGTCAAGGGTGTCGAGATCGGCGACGGCTTCGCGGCGGCCGCGCTTCGCGGCGAGGACAATGCCGACGAGATGCGCGCCGGCAATGACGGCCGCCCGCGCTTCCTCGCCAACCATGCCGGCGGCATCCTGGGGGGCATCTCCTCGGGCGAGCCGATCGTGGTGCGCTTTGCCGTAAAGCCGACCTCCTCGATCCTGACGCCGCGCCGGAGCGTGAACCGCGACGGCGGCGAGATCGACCTCATCACCAAGGGCCGCCACGACCCCTGCGTCGGCATCCGCGCCGTCCCCGTCGCCGAGGCGATGATGGCGTGCGTGCTGGCCGATCACCATCTCCGCCATCGCGGGCAGGTCGGCGACCGCGCCTGA
- the ribB gene encoding 3,4-dihydroxy-2-butanone-4-phosphate synthase — MPHCSVTEAIEAFARGEIVVVTDDDDRENEGDLVVAASLCTPEKMAFIIRNTCGIVCAPITLDEARRLHLDPMVASNDAPLGTAFTVTVDVRHGLTTGISAEQRCNTVRALANGNMGAGDFVRPGHVFPLIARDGGVLMRSGHTEAAVDLCKLAGLPPVGVICELANDDGTVMKGPQIDAFAEQHSLKRVSVADLIAYRQARDRLVERVGTFPVKTEFGAMTGYAYVTPFEPIQQFAFVHGAIGDGRNVPVRLHRSNVVADVIEGGGQIESVMRRFAKEGRGILVYLRDGTAGVPLNRYADEGAEAQRVRQWREVGLGAQILRDLGVVSIRNLSSSSRSYVGLSGFGIELVSEEPLEG; from the coding sequence GTGCCCCATTGCAGCGTCACCGAAGCCATCGAGGCCTTCGCCCGCGGCGAGATCGTGGTCGTCACCGACGACGACGACCGCGAGAACGAGGGCGACCTCGTCGTCGCCGCCTCGCTCTGCACGCCGGAGAAGATGGCGTTCATCATCCGCAACACCTGCGGCATCGTCTGCGCGCCGATCACCCTCGACGAGGCGCGCCGCCTGCACCTCGACCCGATGGTGGCCTCGAACGACGCGCCGCTCGGCACCGCCTTCACCGTCACGGTGGACGTGCGCCACGGGCTCACCACCGGCATCTCGGCCGAGCAGCGCTGCAACACGGTGCGCGCGCTCGCCAACGGCAATATGGGCGCGGGCGACTTCGTGCGGCCCGGCCACGTCTTCCCCTTGATCGCCCGCGACGGCGGCGTGCTGATGCGCTCCGGCCATACGGAAGCGGCGGTCGATCTGTGCAAGCTCGCGGGTCTCCCGCCGGTCGGCGTGATCTGCGAACTCGCCAACGACGACGGCACCGTGATGAAGGGGCCGCAGATCGACGCGTTTGCCGAGCAGCACAGCCTCAAGCGCGTCTCGGTGGCCGATCTCATCGCCTACCGGCAGGCCCGCGACCGGCTGGTGGAGCGGGTCGGCACCTTCCCGGTGAAGACCGAGTTCGGCGCGATGACCGGCTACGCCTACGTCACGCCGTTCGAGCCGATCCAGCAATTCGCCTTCGTCCACGGCGCCATCGGCGATGGCCGCAATGTGCCGGTGCGCCTGCACCGCTCCAACGTCGTCGCCGACGTGATCGAGGGCGGCGGGCAGATCGAGAGCGTGATGCGCCGCTTCGCCAAGGAGGGCCGCGGCATCCTCGTCTACCTGCGCGACGGCACGGCGGGCGTCCCGCTCAACCGCTACGCCGACGAGGGCGCCGAGGCGCAGCGCGTGCGCCAGTGGCGCGAAGTGGGGCTGGGCGCGCAGATCCTGCGCGACCTCGGCGTCGTCTCGATCCGCAACCTGTCCTCCTCGTCGCGCTCCTATGTCGGCCTGTCGGGCTTCGGCATCGAGTTGGTCAGCGAGGAGCCGCTGGAGGGCTGA
- a CDS encoding zinc ribbon domain-containing protein: MVLVACPACDHRISEKAVACPSCGHPGGQTDRHGLVPALGRVAGTYVSPNAITGAILGSVMFVSFAAVLITLILTHR; encoded by the coding sequence ATGGTCCTCGTCGCCTGTCCCGCCTGCGATCACCGCATTTCCGAGAAGGCCGTCGCCTGCCCGTCCTGCGGGCATCCCGGCGGTCAGACCGACCGGCACGGCCTCGTGCCGGCGCTGGGCCGCGTTGCCGGAACCTACGTATCCCCCAACGCGATCACCGGGGCGATCCTTGGCAGCGTGATGTTCGTGAGCTTCGCGGCCGTGCTCATCACCCTGATCCTGACCCACCGATAG
- a CDS encoding histone deacetylase family protein, producing MSTLYVTHPSAIEHVVPTGHPERPARMQAVERALENERFAALVRCHAPKAEASVAELVHAAAFVETIVAASPDDGFFQIDGDTLMSPGTLSTCLHAIGGSNHAVDAVMKGECTNAFVGMRPPGHHAERDRAMGFCLFNHAAIAVRHAQKAFGVTRVALVDFDVHHGNGSQDIFWADKSVMYASTHQMPLFPGTGGTGERGDHDTIVNAPLNAFDGSEIFREAFEARILPRLDAFAPDLIVISAGFDAHKLDPLANIQLDEADFGWATRRLMEVADRHAGGRVVSILEGGYSLDGLARSVAAHVDALMGR from the coding sequence CTGAGCACCCTGTACGTCACCCATCCGAGCGCCATCGAGCACGTGGTCCCGACCGGGCATCCGGAACGGCCCGCCCGCATGCAGGCGGTGGAGCGGGCCCTCGAGAATGAGCGCTTCGCGGCCCTCGTCCGTTGCCACGCACCGAAGGCAGAGGCGTCCGTCGCCGAACTCGTCCACGCCGCGGCCTTCGTCGAGACCATCGTCGCGGCCTCGCCGGACGACGGTTTCTTCCAGATCGACGGCGATACGCTGATGTCGCCGGGCACGCTCAGCACCTGCCTGCACGCGATCGGAGGATCGAACCACGCCGTCGATGCGGTGATGAAGGGCGAGTGCACCAACGCGTTCGTCGGCATGCGCCCGCCCGGCCACCACGCCGAGCGCGACCGCGCCATGGGCTTCTGCCTGTTCAACCACGCGGCGATCGCCGTGCGCCACGCCCAGAAGGCGTTCGGTGTCACCCGCGTCGCGCTGGTGGATTTCGACGTCCATCACGGCAACGGCTCGCAGGACATCTTCTGGGCCGACAAGAGCGTGATGTACGCCTCGACCCACCAGATGCCGCTGTTTCCCGGCACCGGCGGGACGGGCGAGCGGGGCGACCACGACACCATCGTCAATGCGCCGCTGAACGCTTTCGACGGCAGCGAGATCTTCCGCGAAGCGTTCGAGGCGCGCATCCTGCCGCGGCTCGACGCCTTCGCACCCGACCTGATCGTGATCTCGGCCGGATTCGACGCACACAAGCTCGATCCGCTGGCCAACATCCAGCTCGACGAGGCGGATTTCGGCTGGGCCACGCGCCGGCTGATGGAGGTCGCCGACCGCCACGCGGGCGGCCGGGTCGTCTCGATCCTGGAAGGCGGCTACAGCCTCGACGGGCTTGCCCGTTCGGTGGCCGCGCATGTGGACGCGCTGATGGGGCGGTGA
- a CDS encoding acetyl-CoA carboxylase biotin carboxylase subunit, whose product MFDKILIANRGEIACRIIKTARKMGIKTVAVYSDADRDAVHVAMADEAVHIGPAPAAQSYLLIDKIIDACKQTGAQAVHPGYGFLSEREAFPKALAEAGIVFIGPDPGAIAAMGDKIESKKAAAAAKVSTVPGFLGVIESPDHAVKIADEIGYPVMIKASAGGGGKGMRIAESADEVAEGFARAKSEASSSFGDDRVFIEKFITDPRHIEIQVIGDKHGNVIYLGERECSIQRRNQKVIEEAPSPLLDEETRRKMGEQAVALAKAVNYDSAGTVEFVAGQDKSFYFLEMNTRLQVEHPVTEMITGLDLVELMIRVAAGEKLPLAQNEVKLNGWAVESRVYAEDPTRNFLPSIGRLTVYQPPEEGPLGDAIVRNDTGVEEGGEIAIHYDPMIAKLVTWAPNRLEAIEAQATALDAFAIDGIRHNIPFLATLMAHPRWREGRLSTGFIKEEFPEGFTAPAPEGQVARRLAAVAAAIDHKLNIRKRGISGQMRDPSLLTFQRERVVVLSGQRFNVTVDHAGDDLLVTFDDGTQAPVRSDWRPGAPVWSGTVTGEPVAIQVRPLLNGVFLQHAGAAAEARVFTRREAELADLMPVKENAGSGKQLLCPMPGLVKQIMVTEGQEVKNGEPLAIVEAMKMENVLRAERDGTVSKIAAKEGDSLAVDAVILEFA is encoded by the coding sequence ATGTTCGATAAGATCCTGATTGCCAACCGGGGCGAAATCGCCTGCCGTATCATCAAGACTGCCCGAAAGATGGGCATCAAGACGGTGGCCGTGTACTCGGACGCCGACCGCGATGCGGTCCACGTGGCGATGGCCGACGAGGCCGTGCATATCGGCCCAGCGCCCGCCGCGCAGTCCTATCTCCTGATCGATAAGATCATCGACGCCTGCAAGCAGACGGGCGCCCAGGCCGTCCATCCGGGCTACGGCTTCCTCTCCGAGCGCGAGGCCTTCCCGAAAGCCTTGGCCGAGGCCGGCATCGTCTTCATCGGCCCGGATCCCGGCGCCATCGCCGCGATGGGCGACAAGATCGAATCGAAGAAGGCCGCGGCCGCGGCCAAGGTCTCGACCGTGCCGGGCTTCCTCGGCGTGATCGAGAGCCCGGATCATGCGGTCAAGATCGCCGACGAAATCGGCTATCCCGTGATGATCAAGGCGTCGGCCGGCGGCGGCGGCAAGGGCATGCGCATCGCCGAATCCGCCGACGAGGTCGCGGAAGGCTTCGCCCGCGCGAAGTCCGAGGCCTCCTCCTCCTTCGGCGACGACCGCGTCTTCATCGAGAAGTTCATCACCGATCCGCGCCACATCGAGATCCAGGTGATCGGCGACAAGCACGGCAACGTGATCTATCTCGGCGAGCGCGAGTGCTCGATCCAGCGCCGCAACCAGAAGGTCATCGAGGAGGCCCCGTCGCCGCTCCTCGACGAGGAGACCCGCCGCAAGATGGGCGAGCAGGCGGTCGCGCTGGCCAAGGCGGTGAATTACGACTCCGCCGGCACGGTCGAGTTCGTCGCCGGCCAGGACAAGTCGTTCTACTTCCTCGAGATGAACACCCGCCTGCAGGTGGAGCATCCGGTCACCGAGATGATCACCGGGCTCGATCTCGTCGAGCTGATGATCCGGGTGGCCGCCGGAGAGAAGCTGCCGCTGGCGCAGAACGAGGTGAAGCTCAACGGCTGGGCGGTGGAGAGCCGCGTCTACGCCGAGGATCCCACCCGCAACTTCCTGCCCTCGATCGGCCGGCTCACGGTCTACCAGCCGCCGGAGGAGGGTCCGCTCGGCGACGCCATCGTGCGCAACGATACCGGCGTGGAGGAGGGCGGCGAGATCGCGATCCACTACGATCCGATGATCGCCAAGCTCGTGACCTGGGCGCCGAACCGCCTCGAGGCGATCGAGGCGCAGGCCACGGCCCTCGATGCCTTCGCGATCGACGGCATCCGCCACAACATCCCCTTCCTCGCCACCCTGATGGCCCATCCGCGCTGGCGCGAGGGCCGGCTCTCCACCGGCTTCATCAAGGAGGAGTTTCCGGAGGGCTTCACCGCCCCCGCGCCCGAGGGACAGGTCGCCCGCCGGCTCGCGGCGGTGGCGGCGGCGATCGACCACAAGCTCAACATCCGCAAGCGCGGCATCTCCGGTCAGATGCGCGACCCGAGCCTGCTGACCTTCCAGCGCGAGCGCGTCGTGGTGCTCTCCGGCCAGCGCTTCAACGTCACCGTCGACCATGCCGGCGACGATCTGCTCGTGACCTTCGACGACGGCACGCAGGCTCCGGTCCGCAGCGACTGGCGCCCCGGCGCGCCGGTCTGGAGCGGCACGGTCACCGGCGAGCCGGTGGCGATCCAGGTTCGGCCGCTCCTCAACGGCGTCTTCCTGCAGCACGCGGGCGCGGCGGCGGAAGCACGGGTCTTCACCCGCCGCGAGGCCGAACTCGCCGACCTGATGCCGGTCAAGGAGAATGCCGGCTCCGGCAAGCAACTGCTCTGCCCGATGCCGGGACTGGTCAAGCAGATCATGGTCACGGAAGGCCAGGAGGTGAAGAACGGCGAGCCTCTGGCCATCGTCGAGGCGATGAAGATGGAGAACGTGCTGCGCGCCGAGCGCGACGGCACCGTCTCCAAGATCGCCGCCAAGGAAGGCGACAGCCTCGCGGTGGACGCGGTGATCCTGGAGTTTGCCTGA